AGTCAGAAATCTTGGCATCCAGATTTTTATCGAGCAGAACATTGGTAGCTTTGATGTCCCGGTGAACGATCTTAAGTCTTGACTCCTCGTGAAGGTATGCTAAACCTCTGGCTATACCGACACAGATCTTTTGCCTAGTTGGCCAATCCAATTTCAATTGAGATTCTCCAGGTCCTACAATATAACAAATTCGAAGAGATGCTTATTACATCTATTAATGGCATTAccgatatatttaaaaactttttgaaGATAAATTGTCAGAAGTAGCAAGGAAATATTGTTACCGAATAAGGCTCGAGCAAGGCTATTGTTTTCAAGATACTCATATATTAGCAAAAGTTGATTTCCTTCAATACAACATCCATAAAGCTTCACTAGATGAGGGTGCTGCAATGCAGATATCATGCCTATCTCATTCACAAATTCACGATTTCCTTGCTTTGATTTGGAAGAAAGTTGTTTCACTGCAATTATGGTGCCATCTGCAAGAACACCCTGCAATTCCAAAAGATAAAActtcaaaccaaaatataaaatttataaaagaagaaattaaataatgaaatccAATTGATAGCAACACCTTGAAAACAGGACCAAAACCACCTTCTCCAATCTTATTGGCAGCATCAAAATTATTAGTGGCATCTCTGATTTGTCTTAATGAAAATGAACCTGTTCCAAGATCTAGACCCTTCAACTCTGCGATATAGATAAATTTAAGTGAAAAATAATCAGTTCCCATAATTACTCCCATTACCTCATATGtgcacaattttaaataactaattcaacccaaaagcttaaattGATGagtaaagataaatttaattatatatcgaAATATGAACAAAgccaacaaataaaaatgaatattaaatgGGGAAGAAACAACAACACAAAGGCTTGAACACAAGTCCTCCCTagaccacctgctctgataccattttaaatcaccaattcaactcaaaagcttaagctaatgggtgaaggtaaatttataCATCATAATGCACAAAATCTCCAACGAAGTTACATCCTTTTTAATGACCAAGATTGCCTTATTTAGCACAACCTGAACTGATTTTTCTATCAGCATAATAATGAGAATGTTTTCAATATCAGGACAATATGTGTGATGCATTAACATCCACAACTTTGCCAATGTAGCTAAAGTTAGAACTGAAAGACAGGTTAAAAGAAATACTGTGTTCAATTAATAACACTAAGAATTTCACGACACGTGCTTTGAAATTACCTTGCTCAAGTGTGCTTGGCTTTCTTAGACAGCCTCTCCACCACAGCACTCCAAGAACCAAGAGGATAACAAAGACCACAGCAACCACAATTCCAGCCACTGCACCGGCAGAAATGGCATTTCCACCTTCTGATGGTGGCTCAAAGTCTGTTTGGAGTGAAGAGAAACAATAATCAAATTCGTTGATAAGTTTACTGGAGACTACATGGCTCTAATgatcttaaattgaaaaaataggTCTACCTACCAGGATCAAGAGAAATGGCAGAAATTAAAGGACCATAAACTCCTCTCACAGGGATTGCATTTGACCCCTTCCCAGCCCAAAATAGGCGGATTTCTACAGTACCATTAATCACAGAAACTGTGAATTTCTTTACAAGAGGTTTGCCAATTCCACCTGCGGCATCTGCAATATTAAAATCCTTCAACTCCAGCTTTCCCTGCAATATTGATACAATCAATAAGTTTGTTGCAAACAGAAGCTAACAATATACATCTAATAAGATAATTATCTGTTAATTTACCTGAACATAGACATCAAATACGCGTCTGCCAAGGCTTCTATATGTTTCATCATTAGTAAATGCTATCTCAGCAAAATGGAGGCTTAATGTGTAGTTTCCAGTACCCAAGCAATGTGCATAATAAGTAAGAGAGATTGGAGAAATGCGTGCCCTGACGTACAATTCAGGATTTGGCATCGAGAGAGCAGATAAATTTCTTGCAATAAAATCATCTGATGTCTGACCATCGTCCATAAAAGTACCAGTGTTGCTAAATCCCCAATTGGTTCTaccttgaagaaaaaatgatgatgtTCCAGTTTCTGGGTTTGCATCAAATTTGGTTGTTCCGTTAATGAATTCTTCATTCCCGCCACAGTTGATATGGACAGAGTACCATGCTGCAAGGAAAACACCATATTGGTTattattgaaggaaaaatcaaATCGAATGAACAGAAATGATTAATGTATTCTTGCGGAACTgttattaaacatttcaatgcCACCCTgctctcttcttctccttctttaaaCAGAAAACCCACCCCAACCGACACTTGCCATCTCCACCACCCTATTTCTCTTCAATGGATATTGGACAGATCCGAAACAACTGCAGACTCCATAATTCCTTATTACAATTCTACATTATCTTGTAtgaataaatctaaattagcaaattaattattaaatctCCTACAAGAAAAATTATCCGCTTCAAGGTCAAACACTGTGAGTAATAGATTTAAATAAAGTGCCTAGGACTGGATTGTGCAATGTTGAAACTTAAGGACCAACTTGAagcaaaattcaaactttagaGACTTGTAATTTTTCCATTTAACTTCAAGTATTTGCCATTTTCACAATTTCTCCAATCAAAACAAGGAAGAAATCTAGATTTCAACTCACTTTTTTCACAGGCGCCTAAACATGATACTGTTCCactgcaaaaacaaaaagaaattcagcggtcatatttaatattagaCACTCCAAACAAGTCAACTCAAAGATTAGAGAAAAACTTACGAATTACTGTCCTCTGAAGAGCTTGCAAATAGGTTTCTGCACGGAAAAAGAGAGATTGGATAGGGTATTTCTCaccatttataaaaaaagctGTATAAGAATAGAAGCATACTTACAAGTTTCGTGGTTGGCAACCAGTGTTCTGACTCTGAGTAAATGTGTTATAAGAGAGATCTCTAAAAAAAGGAACAAtgagatttattattttcaaggtAGCAAGAACAAAGATTTTCCCTTCCCAACATcctaagaaaacaaaaaaacattgaaaGTTTAACGAAATCCACAAACTATAAGTCTATACTAACATTTTAAACTGTTAAcgtttttcttaaagaaaatctttaaatttcaattattcattaaaaagattctaaaaaaaactaactaatcatctacaaaaaaaaaattccattttGTCACTGGAAAGAGATACGATCGAGTAAAGCACTCAAGATCGTTTTACTCCTTTTCCCTTTCCAAGGATTGGCATGATTAGATATTACTTGATTCCTCTCTTTCTGGATATGTTtcctttattttgaaatgtctGCTCATCCCTTTTCAGTTTTAGCACCTCACATACCAATTCGCATAAACAGAAAGCATTTGCAAAAGAACTTACATGCTTTTTCCTTGATTTAGCATCCAATTGGGCACTGATCCATTTAGCAAGTTTCCAGTAAGAAATCTAAGCAAGAAAATATCAGATTAGCGGTGCAATTAATCAGAGATTTTGACAATAAGTAATAAGcatgtcattttttttaacacgAAACAAGACAACAAGGATATTGTCCTGAATATGTTACCTAACAATCCGAGATAAGACACTCAAACATTTTACACAATATCAAATCAATACATACAGAGATCAtagcataaataaataaaaggatctataataataactttatcAAGTTCAGTAGGTAAACTATACATTTCCCTTTATACAACGCAAATTACACATAACATCCTGCATTTCAATTAGATAAACTTTAGAACAAATGCACAACAAGAAAAAGATACATGTTTATCTATTTCCTGAAAAGCTTAGCAAAGCCACGTTTTTCAAGAGTTCTTATGTTCTACTTGCAGCTTGTGTAAGCTGTGGACATGAGTACCATACAATTCTTAAATACTACTGGTAAACAGCAACTGTATGTTTTACTAGGAATGGACATTCCTATTTCAGGCTCTAGCTCCCTTGAATATCACATAAAACTTGATcctttatttttgtaaataccATAAATACTATTGTCGGTTCATATTCTGGCTCTGCTTACACAAGACCAAGTTTAATTCAGGCCATTATTCGTGGTCCTACTGTATATTAGAAGGTTATCATTCAGGTAATTGCCAAGTTAATTTTCTACACCAATTCATAGAAGAGCGAACGAATTTCAGCCATCGATCAAGGTTGGCTTATCCTCCCAGTTATGTAAAGTGACTGCCTATGGTTTAAGTACAGAATTTCAAGTTTCTCATTACAATACTTACATGCTATCAACTTTTTTCAACGCTTCAAAGCTGTGAGGTATTGGTCCAGTAATTTTGTTGAAACTAAAGTCTCTGCAGAAGAAATTGAGCAAAACAATAACGAAAAGGTATTGtcaaagaaaagtaaagaataaacaaataaacaacgTTGTCAATAAATTTGTTCCCAGCATGGACagatttggattttggataTGTAAGAATGGCAAATGGAAACTTTTATCAACGCAGGaaaggaaattttttatttaacatttgCTGTAAAGTCATAGTACAAAAACAACATTACTTAATGGAAAGTATGAACTCCTATTATAATTTTGGGTTTATGAGATTCATCTAAGTCAAgtaatttctatttatattgaaattctCTTTGAGTAGAGAAAAGGGCAGTAATTACTTCAGAAGTGTGTAAACTTTACTTCATTCTAGAGTAAGAGTAAAAGTTTAAGCATTCTTGGagtataaatgtaaaatactGTGTTAGATTCATCacttttgttagtttgttaCTTTCTAGCTTTAACATAAACCGTGGAATattctttagaaaaagaaaaatgcagaCATTTGTCTTGATAAGCCttttataaattgattttcGGCAAAAAGTTAGGAAATGCAATATTTCATAGCAAGAAATTTAGACTATCTCTAAAAATGCATGAGACTGCGATTAATCAAGATATGGCATCTCAACGGagtagaaagtaaaattttactgACAATGTTCTCAAGTCTGAAAACCCAGCAAGAATGTCAGGCAGCATCCCAGTTATACTGCAACTCCTTAATATCCTATAGATAaccaaaaattatattgaaggTTGGGAATAAGTACATGGATGTCTTCAAGTTTTCACAGAGGGATTAACTTACAGGTGTTTCAACTTTGTCAAAGTATTCAGCGGTGGAAGTTGCGATGAACCTCCATTCAAGTCACTGATTCTCCTGCATTTTTCAACTCAAATGTgaataaatagaaacactaAGTACTTATACTTACAAGACAACAAGGAATGTGAAGCAAACTAACAGATCagttaattttgtcaaaagtCCAATTTCAGAAGGAATTGGCCCACTCAACCCGCTTGCCTGAATAGCTCTGTCACAATTAAATTAGTTGAATAGGAATTATTAGAATAGAAaccaagaaaaatatagattaGCTAGATTAGAGAAGATTTCTTACATTTTATCAAGATTCGTCCAATTCTGAAGAAACGTAGGTATTGGTCCTGTAAAGTTATTGTCACCAATTCGACTGCAATGTTACAAGGAGAAGCTTTTTAAtgaattcattcattcatttaatcaaaatcatacaaacaaaattaagggTGAAAGAAGCTTTCAAAATCTTACAAATCCGTTAATGTCGTTATCCTAGCCAGTGAAGGTGGTAGCTCCCCAGAAAAGTTGTTGGAGGTAAGAAGTCTGGATTACAttacaacaaacaaacaatagtggttcagaaagaaaaaaaaccatcaGAAAGGTCTCCTGAATGCCCAAACCATTACAACTAGAGACAATTCAACGAGGGGTCTTACAATCTTGATAAGTTGGCCAAATTCCCAAGTTCTGGAGGTATATTTCCAGAGAAATGATTCATTTCCAAAACCCTAAGCAATCAAAGCAGTAACATCAGTCTTCTACATACATACACCAACTCattcaaaacccaaaatggGAAACAAACAATTGAGGGTTAAAAGAACTTACAACTCTTGAAGAGTGGTGATGTTTCCAATCGCTTTTGGGATTGGACCTGTCAATCGATTTCCAAGAAGGGAACTGCAATAAAGCCATATGAATCACATTCTGATAAACCCAAAGATCATAGAAATATAGGGATAGGAAATACATTTTGAGAAGCTTGGTTGAACCCCATTCTGGAGGAATTGGACCGCTGAGATAGTTGCGGGTGAGATCACTGAATTAACAGAGAGAACAAACAAGGGATTGGATTATGATAATGGGCCATTTGATTAAGGGTCAAATGAGAAAAGATGATAGAAATTAAGCAAGAAAAAATACGTACAGTTCTTCAAGGAAAGGCAACCTCACAATTTGCGGTGGCAGAGTACCTTGAAGGCTCTGCGCCTTGAGAAGACTGCAATGACATGCATCAAACTCATGAATTCATAcatcaattgattttttaaatttccatACCTTTCAAagttaagaaattttaaatataatgttaaattattagtttaactTTTTCAGGTTTGCGTCCATGCACAATCTTTTcaatacaaaactaaaaatttaaagttttataaaattatctattaatttaaaattattaaccaatcaattcaaaacattttctaatataacaaaatttagctCCAACTTTTACACTGTATTCATGATAGACCATACCTCTAAAATTTTATCGTCGATAGATTTctctatatttacaattcttttaaaatattattatacacTTAACTATTTACCTTAAAAAtgctattaataataatttacataaactttttttaaaaaattgttaatcatgtttttatttgtactaaaaatgaatatcatatcaaataacatttaaCTAAGTCAAAGTTCTCCTATAGTGTGTGAATTACTGTTCAGCtatgtttgaaaagaaatatatatatatatcccaaGACGTGATAATTGTAAaggttttttaacttttagtaCAATTTGTTTAGGATGACTTTTTAAGtacaattattgaataaataatgagtTAGTAACTTAAAGAAACTATACGTTTTtacattaataattatttcattacGGAAAAAAGAGGAGGCCATCACGTGGACATACAGTTAACCGAGTCTGCGGTCAAAATAAGAACCGCGGTTAGTGTCTAACCAAGGACACATAGCCACATCACATCAAGTAGGACCAAGAATCCTACATGTCATAGTTGACCAGTCAACTctttctctatatatataattattaaaacttcctattttttatatgtCCAGTTGTCCATTTGCAAACGTGGGACCCTAGTGGTATTTAAAACCCTTGAGTTAGTTGGCAAAACAAACGCGCCAgcccttttttttattttttaattcttgacttttttttcttttttaaattttttttaattttaacgtCTTGACATTGATACTTAATTACATCAGACACCAATTTGTATTATATGTATTGTACAAGTACAACTTTGAGAAATAGtaatttttgagaaaatatttataattcatagtaaattgcaaaataaaatttaaaattttacactaactagtaaatattttaattttattttttctatattaaaaaagattcttttaaaataataataataattgaaacgttgcaacattttattttttacagaAACATGTgcatcattaaaaaaaactcagaGATGTTTGTTTTGTAGTTTTGAATTATAGTTATccatagtaaaataaataaacaaaatgccATTCAACCCTTAAATCAAGGAAATCATTCATTAGAGATATTATACTTATTCTTCATATATTAGGCACGGTTTTCAATAAACTGTCTTCATTGTTACtttgattgttttgaaaacgggtccttttacaaataataaaaaataaaacaaagctAAAAACTTTTCCACATGAAATagttcataaatattttgtccactttatatttttgacaaattttcttaaaaaaacaaagctaAATCTGTACTAAGAGGTTATTTCCTTTTAAGTTTATGGTTCatacaagtttttaaatcaaagaaaaatcagcaaaaaaaaaaaaattattactatgctttcttttaaaaaatggaattatctaaaatattaaaagaataaaataaagccCTTCATATGATAACgatattagttttgaaattcttttttttttctgttcatAAATTTCATGTCGTTGTTCACACATCTACCAAACACTTTTgcaaactaattttattagtttataaaatatgataacaataaataaataaataaataaatttattggaaAAACAAGTTGATATTAAGAAGTTTAagtaaatttgtaattgagATGTTCCTAGAACTATGTTGAAACTTtctataataaaaatggagtcattatatttatttactcatagaaattatagaaatattacataattttaaaattttattccatCATTATTAGTCCAGTTTTCactattaattaaagtttcaaaatataattttgataactcgaatttcaaaataaaaaatggaatgaTCTAAAAGTATAACTGCAGACACAAACGGAGATTTTTAGGATTGAAAAAACCTTATGATTGATATCTAAAAAgttgatggaaaaaaaaaaagtgaaaatggagagagaaCGTACATGTTAGTGACGTGACAGACGGTATTATTTTGGAAGGTGCAGTCGCAAGTGACATTATTTTCGAAATTAGTATCGAATTTATTCGATTCCGATATCCAACCACTAGCTTCGCCGCCGCATGGATCCTCCCTGAAATTCCAGTCCGTCTTCCCTAATATTTTTCCGATTTCCTCCAACGCATCCACTGAAATAAATTAATCTCAAATCAAAACCGACTTCCCAAGAAACAAAGTTCACATACAGTTTCTTCCAGATCTGAGTCCGTTACGGCCTATATGCGGTGTTACCTTCGTCGGGCGGCAGCCGAGTGGCGGCGGAAGTGAAAGTTATGAAAAAGCAGAGAGATGAGAGGAAAAGAACGGCGAGAAATCGCGCCAACAGCATCGCTCGATCACAACGGTGGGATTTGGATGTGAAGAGTACCGAAGAGGAGAGAGAGGAAACTAAGGGAAAGGATAGATGAAATGAGAATTCAGTTTAATCTCTTTGTTATTGGTCactgaatttcaaatttaaaaaccaaagagagaaagagagaaagtcAACTTCTACTGATCTCTTCCCAATTCAGTATTTTTATAGCCTTTTAACTTTAACCCTTTGGgtgaattttaagttattgttataaacaaaagtataaataaaattaataaaaaaaaccaaatttattcaTGGGTTGATGAGTTTTTTTAGCGGACAAGCCtaagttaattagttttcgATCAAATTGCTTATGGTCGGTTTAGTAAAGGTTCAAACGGATCCCACAACCATGGAAGAGTACAAATTGATCGTTGTCGATCGATCGATTTAAGTCTAAACAGCctttacaaaaattttaaattgttgtcgtttgaaattttttcaacCTAAAACAACCGaacatttctttaattttcactGATCACCTTCGATTTAATTGGTTTAATATGATCGGTCTACTCGATTGTTCGATCTATCATATTcatcattatttctttttttttttgtaaatgaaacaactattaatgtaattatatatctttttataaaCATGTGAGACTATTTTAAATAGTCAAAACTTACAAGTGGTATATGATTATGTGTGAATAACTATTTGAGTACCATCTTGGATAGCATCTATTTGCGTAATTTGACACATGGtaagttatattatttatttatacaatatgttaattaatttttagtgtGATTAACGGGTGGAATGCATAAAGATGTTTGCATTTATTTCTACTcgaaatatgtatatttttttgtttgtataaaatatacgcaataaaacttgtttgtttgaattgtcTCAACTTCCAAGTAACGTAGGATGTGATTTtcttaccaatttttttatatcttcaGCTTTGTAAAGGTAACAAAATCATCTTATAAAAATGATGTAAATTgattaatatcaaattaattgtgcttattatttttaatgttcCCCTATTCATCTTCGTTTGCAGATATGaaactattttataatattttcgaatttttttaatgattaatcTTTGCATTCAAAATATTGGTATTTGTGTATTTCATCACGtgtttttaataatagaaattaaaaatgaatatataattttataataatgtgtACAATGTATATTATGTGAAAagttattgtaaaaatataatttgttttataaaaaacgaTTCCAAAGAGGATTTTTGctcaaaactcaaatttcaaattttttgtgattttaaattaaaaacataaaaccaaaaactaaataatgtaaatataacaataaaatctaaagtgtttaaaacaatgaaaaaacaattaaaaatatatgacaaattttaaattcaccCCCACAAAATCTATTATTCAATAATAGATCATAGCTAGCTactcttaattattatctttaaaaatattacttatCCAAGATTTTATTTGCTCTTTCAaatctttcataatttttttttaaagattaatacttagttagaaaaattaataaatatatttacaaaaatcaattataataaattttgttttacaaacttttttttatagggtaaatagtttttttttttctctatttaaaaaaaaaaaaacttcttatttttattacaaacCTATGTTGAAATACAAGACCAATTATGTCAAAAACTTATTTACCCTATACTTTATTGGTAATATCAATTCACATATAATaccaaaaattatatatatatatatgtgtgttaaAAAGTTGAGATGTGGAGaatggataaaaaataaaacattgcaCACTACCAAACGACCCGGTTTCAATCAAGTTGATGAAGATGGTTGAACAAATTTGGATGCATGGGTTCAATCACAACGTCGTCGTACTGTGTGTCAATGCAAATTATTACGATTTGCTCCCTGGAAATAGTTGAAATTACGATTTTGGTCTTAAGCTGACATGGATATTTAGAGCTAGTAATTTGGAAGTTTGACTTTATTGACATCTAACTCTTGTAGGGATTTATTAGTTTAAgatattgttttttagataactcttatatatttttctaacaaataaattttggagTAATAGTAATAAGTTTCCATTTATTGGTTAAATAAAATGaggtaatttgattttatttgtttaattacgAATCTTTCACCTTTATGGTTTGACTGCAAGACATCAATAATGGTAACTATAACAATAAACGTGACAAATTCATAATCTTCATACTGTTAGAATAACAATATAGtcacaataataattaagatattGAGTTCCACATAATAATCAAGCATATTTGGGATGGGTGATCCTTTCTTTCGCAATTGTATCCGTTGATTATGAATTTTCTTATGGGAACTCATATTTTCTTACAGTTATATAATAACATTGGTAAACAAGTGCATCCTTAAATAAAATGAGACCCTCTTGTTTTcgaaatattttgtatatttgatgGCTctcaaaattgtattttattatatttataatatatatattgtgctTATTTGTAGTTTCCTATTATCAATACAGaaagtaattagtgatatatTTCTAGTTATtgaaattcaactttaaaaagtggttgatatatttaaagtaGGATTAATTAGCAATTAGCATGTATTAATTTAGCCTGTTTGTGCTATTACTTTAAAtgctttattttcaataaattagtttatttcttCAATGGGTAAAGATGATTTTTTAGATGTCAAAATAAACTTAGTTAAGTAGTAGtagttgatataatttttaatttttcatcttaaaaGTCCATAGTTCCTTACCTCATTCCACTATTATctaaaaaagtcaaattttaaatattccttctctcaaaatatgattatccgttaatattaatttaatcttaaatcaataaattacttgaaaactttaaagtaaaaatgaaaggaaagaagTATAAAACATGCAAAGACATGATACTACTATGATGGaaatagtataatatatatacatatatatttatggttGTTTAGGATG
This is a stretch of genomic DNA from Cucumis sativus cultivar 9930 chromosome 4, Cucumber_9930_V3, whole genome shotgun sequence. It encodes these proteins:
- the LOC101221782 gene encoding probable leucine-rich repeat receptor-like serine/threonine-protein kinase At3g14840 isoform X1, with amino-acid sequence MLLARFLAVLFLSSLCFFITFTSAATRLPPDEVDALEEIGKILGKTDWNFREDPCGGEASGWISESNKFDTNFENNVTCDCTFQNNTVCHVTNILLKAQSLQGTLPPQIVRLPFLEELDLTRNYLSGPIPPEWGSTKLLKISLLGNRLTGPIPKAIGNITTLQELVLEMNHFSGNIPPELGNLANLSRLLLTSNNFSGELPPSLARITTLTDFRIGDNNFTGPIPTFLQNWTNLDKIAIQASGLSGPIPSEIGLLTKLTDLRISDLNGGSSQLPPLNTLTKLKHLILRSCSITGMLPDILAGFSDLRTLDFSFNKITGPIPHSFEALKKVDSIFLTGNLLNGSVPNWMLNQGKSIDLSYNTFTQSQNTGCQPRNLNLFASSSEDSNSGTVSCLGACEKTWYSVHINCGGNEEFINGTTKFDANPETGTSSFFLQGRTNWGFSNTGTFMDDGQTSDDFIARNLSALSMPNPELYVRARISPISLTYYAHCLGTGNYTLSLHFAEIAFTNDETYRSLGRRVFDVYVQGKLELKDFNIADAAGGIGKPLVKKFTVSVINGTVEIRLFWAGKGSNAIPVRGVYGPLISAISLDPDFEPPSEGGNAISAGAVAGIVVAVVFVILLVLGVLWWRGCLRKPSTLEQELKGLDLGTGSFSLRQIRDATNNFDAANKIGEGGFGPVFKGVLADGTIIAVKQLSSKSKQGNREFVNEIGMISALQHPHLVKLYGCCIEGNQLLLIYEYLENNSLARALFGPGESQLKLDWPTRQKICVGIARGLAYLHEESRLKIVHRDIKATNVLLDKNLDAKISDFGLAKLDEEENTHISTRVAGTFGYMAPEYAMRGYLTDKADVYSFGIVALEIVSGRSNTSYRTKDDCFYLLDHANTLKEKDSLLELVDSRLGSDFNKREAMAMINIGLQCTNVVSADRPAMSSVVSMLEGKIAVKEVVSDPSISKQDVNAMWSQIYRQKGQTTSESQTQSLTMDGPWTGSSTTASDLYPINMDSKYLENRN
- the LOC101221782 gene encoding probable leucine-rich repeat receptor-like serine/threonine-protein kinase At3g14840 isoform X2 codes for the protein MNHFSGNIPPELGNLANLSRLLLTSNNFSGELPPSLARITTLTDFRIGDNNFTGPIPTFLQNWTNLDKIAIQASGLSGPIPSEIGLLTKLTDLRISDLNGGSSQLPPLNTLTKLKHLILRSCSITGMLPDILAGFSDLRTLDFSFNKITGPIPHSFEALKKVDSIFLTGNLLNGSVPNWMLNQGKSIDLSYNTFTQSQNTGCQPRNLNLFASSSEDSNSGTVSCLGACEKTWYSVHINCGGNEEFINGTTKFDANPETGTSSFFLQGRTNWGFSNTGTFMDDGQTSDDFIARNLSALSMPNPELYVRARISPISLTYYAHCLGTGNYTLSLHFAEIAFTNDETYRSLGRRVFDVYVQGKLELKDFNIADAAGGIGKPLVKKFTVSVINGTVEIRLFWAGKGSNAIPVRGVYGPLISAISLDPDFEPPSEGGNAISAGAVAGIVVAVVFVILLVLGVLWWRGCLRKPSTLEQELKGLDLGTGSFSLRQIRDATNNFDAANKIGEGGFGPVFKGVLADGTIIAVKQLSSKSKQGNREFVNEIGMISALQHPHLVKLYGCCIEGNQLLLIYEYLENNSLARALFGPGESQLKLDWPTRQKICVGIARGLAYLHEESRLKIVHRDIKATNVLLDKNLDAKISDFGLAKLDEEENTHISTRVAGTFGYMAPEYAMRGYLTDKADVYSFGIVALEIVSGRSNTSYRTKDDCFYLLDHANTLKEKDSLLELVDSRLGSDFNKREAMAMINIGLQCTNVVSADRPAMSSVVSMLEGKIAVKEVVSDPSISKQDVNAMWSQIYRQKGQTTSESQTQSLTMDGPWTGSSTTASDLYPINMDSKYLENRN